One part of the Ranitomeya imitator isolate aRanImi1 chromosome 10, aRanImi1.pri, whole genome shotgun sequence genome encodes these proteins:
- the CXCR3 gene encoding C-X-C chemokine receptor type 3, with protein sequence MSYSFDMTYGYYDNMTFPYSDVSDSEDYGVCLHEENKIFDQIFLPTFYSILFIAGMLGNGLVILVMLTNKLKMQSTDVFIVHLALADMLLVSTLPFWAAQATQGWIFGKALCKIVASLFKINFYAGTFLLACISIDRYLSIVYAVQIYKKNKKKHVHWSCLAVWFLCLIFCIPDALYYTVSFESRTNFSSCDPYYPEGQAKTWKITTTILFQIFVFLLPLIFMLFCYSHIIITLLRSQGFKKQRAMRLIIAVVVAFFLCWTPYNIVAFFDMLTLLEIINDCTVTSNIDFALSITSCICYLHCCLNPILYAFIGAKFKNNLLELFSKTRLCPRFVAKHVKRRQTSSKSFTWSSSGDTTVSGIY encoded by the exons ATGTCCTATAGCTTCGACATG ACTTATGGTTACTATGACAACATGACATTTCCGTACTCGGACGTTTCCGACAGTGAAGATTATGGTGTATGTCTACATGAGGAGAACAAGATTTTTGACCAAATTTTTTTGCCAACCTTCTACAGCATATTGTTCATAGCTGGAATGCTTGGCAATGGGCTGGTCATACTGGTGATGTTGACCAATAAGCTGAAGATGCAGAGTACAGATGTCTTCATTGTTCACCTGGCACTGGCGGATATGCTCCTGGTTTCTACGTTACCATTCTGGGCGGCACAAGCAACTCAAGGCTGGATTTTTGGAAAAGCCTTATGTAAGATAGTTGCATCACTTTTCAAGATCAACTTCTATGCAGGCACTTTCCTCCTTGCCTGTATCAGCATTGACCGCTATCTCTCCATCGTATATGCTGTCCAGATCTACAAGAAAAACAAGAAGAAACACGTTCACTGGAGTTGCCTTGCTGTATGGTTTTTATGTCTTATTTTTTGCATCCCGGACGCTCTGTATTATACCGTCTCATTCGAGTCTCGCACCAATTTTTCTTCTTGTGACCCTTACTATCCCGAGGGTCAAGCCAAGACCTGGAAGATAACTACGACTATATTGTTCCAAATCTTTGTCTTCTTGCTGCCTCTAATTTTCATGCTGTTCTGCTACTCCCACATCATAATTACTCTGCTGAGATCTCAGGGGTTTAAGAAGCAGAGGGCGATGAGGCTTATCATAGCGGTCGTGGTGGCTTTTTTCTTGTGTTGGACTCCATACAATATTGTAGCTTTTTTTGATATGTTGACCTTGCTGGAAATAATTAATGATTGCACTGTCACAAGTAACATTGACTTTGCGTTATCCATCACATCTTGCATATGTTACTTACATTGCTGCCTGAACCCTATTCTTTACGCTTTCATTGGAGCCAAATTCAAGAATAACTTGTTGGAATTGTTCAGTAAAACAAGACTATGCCCACGATTCGTGGCCAAGCATGTCAAGAGAAGGCAAACTTCATCGAAATCTTTCACTTGGTCTTCATCTGGTGATACCACCGTGTCTGGGATTTACTAA